In Sulfitobacter sp. W027, a single window of DNA contains:
- a CDS encoding tyrosine-type recombinase/integrase, which yields MPTANLPAIRACRPAWNKGRIVGQKRPLQPKHVWAIRVRLEIAHRTRELALFNLAIDSKLRGCDLVRLKVADVYAAGQVKHRAAIVQSKTSRPVSFEITEGTRKAIEAWLESPLMVGSEHLWPGRFHERLHISTPQYARLVRDWVASIGLEPSAYGTHSMRRTKVAQIYRKTGNLRAVQLLLGHTKMDSTVRYLGVELEDALPIAESVEI from the coding sequence ATGCCTACCGCCAACCTACCAGCAATCCGTGCCTGCCGTCCCGCTTGGAACAAAGGGCGCATCGTCGGCCAGAAACGTCCGCTGCAACCGAAGCATGTCTGGGCGATCCGGGTCCGACTGGAGATCGCCCATCGGACCCGAGAACTGGCGCTCTTCAACCTCGCCATCGATAGCAAGTTGCGTGGCTGCGACCTGGTGCGGCTCAAGGTCGCCGACGTCTACGCCGCGGGGCAGGTCAAGCACCGCGCAGCAATTGTTCAGAGCAAGACAAGCAGGCCCGTGAGCTTCGAGATTACCGAAGGGACTCGGAAAGCAATCGAAGCCTGGCTCGAATCCCCGCTCATGGTTGGGTCGGAGCATCTCTGGCCGGGGCGGTTCCACGAACGGCTGCACATTTCGACGCCGCAGTATGCTCGCCTCGTCCGGGACTGGGTGGCCTCCATCGGTCTCGAGCCGAGCGCCTACGGCACCCATTCCATGCGTCGCACCAAGGTTGCGCAGATTTATCGGAAGACCGGCAATCTTAGAGCAGTTCAGCTCTTGCTTGGCCACACAAAGATGGACAGCACCGTGCGCTACCTCGGCGTCGAACTGGAGGATGCGCTCCCGATTGCAGAGTCGGTAGAGATCTAA
- a CDS encoding alpha/beta fold hydrolase: MRRRTGTCASAACRHRHDDPSVTSTTGGTSSAAKRSLSMELNCERHGAGPPLLLVHGLGGSVRSWDGILPMLAREREVILVDLPGHGGSPALSGRQTIAAYADALEHFIDRNGLADIDTVGSSVGARLVLELARRGIGGHTVAYDPGGFWRGWETAWFRSTLAASVRLVRLLRQRIPALSHSRAARAVLLAQLSAKPGALDPLLVQNELTAIAETDVFDAMLRELARGPLQEGTATPPGRVTIGWGRQDRLLLPRQAERAQAAFPTARLHWFERCGHFPQWDRPKEAAEVILKTITR, translated from the coding sequence ATGCGCAGGAGGACCGGAACATGCGCGTCCGCTGCATGCCGCCATCGGCACGACGACCCGTCGGTTACCAGCACAACCGGCGGAACCAGTTCCGCTGCCAAGCGTTCCTTGAGCATGGAATTGAATTGTGAACGTCACGGTGCCGGACCACCCTTGCTCCTGGTTCACGGGTTAGGTGGAAGCGTCCGGTCCTGGGACGGCATCCTGCCGATGCTTGCTCGCGAACGCGAAGTCATATTGGTCGATCTGCCTGGGCACGGGGGGTCTCCGGCTCTTTCGGGGCGCCAGACGATTGCCGCCTATGCGGATGCGCTCGAACACTTCATCGACCGGAACGGGCTCGCCGACATTGATACCGTCGGCAGTTCCGTCGGTGCGCGGCTGGTGCTGGAACTGGCACGGCGCGGCATCGGCGGCCACACGGTCGCTTATGATCCGGGTGGTTTCTGGCGCGGCTGGGAGACGGCGTGGTTCCGCTCGACGCTTGCCGCCTCGGTCCGGCTGGTGCGCCTCCTGCGGCAGCGCATTCCGGCGCTCTCGCATAGCCGTGCCGCGCGTGCCGTTCTGCTCGCGCAACTGTCGGCGAAGCCCGGTGCCCTCGATCCCCTGCTTGTCCAGAACGAACTGACGGCCATAGCCGAGACAGACGTGTTCGACGCGATGCTGCGCGAACTGGCGCGTGGTCCGTTGCAGGAGGGGACCGCCACACCTCCGGGCCGCGTGACGATTGGCTGGGGCCGTCAGGACCGTCTCCTGCTGCCGCGTCAGGCGGAGCGCGCACAAGCGGCCTTCCCCACCGCGCGGTTGCACTGGTTCGAGCGGTGTGGCCACTTCCCGCAGTGGGACCGCCCGAAGGAGGCCGCAGAGGTCATCTTGAAAACGATAACGAGATAA
- a CDS encoding acetyl-CoA C-acyltransferase: protein MKEAVIVSTARTGIGRAFKGAFNNTKSPTLMGHAIKHAVERAGVDGAEIDDAVIGTVLAAGTAGLNLGRNAVFAAGLPTSVSAQTIDRQCSSGLMAVATAAKQIMVDGMKVTIAGGQDNISAVQGPYFEAVIAATDPNVTAQVKNAYMPMLKTAEFVADKYGISREAQDDYALSSQQRTAAAQDAGKFNDEIVPITVQMAVKDKASGEISMQEVTLTQDEGNRPSTTLESLQSLNPVIEGGSVTAGNASQLSDGASAMVLMEGAEAARRNVTPLGIYRGMMVAGCAPEEMGIGPVYAVPKLLKHHGLKVSDIGLWELNEAFACQAIYCRDHLGIDPEIFNVNGGAISIGHPYGMTGARTTGHALIEGKRRGAKFVVVTMCVGGGMGAAGLFEVA from the coding sequence ATGAAAGAAGCTGTCATCGTCTCTACCGCTCGCACTGGCATTGGCCGCGCGTTCAAAGGAGCGTTCAACAACACCAAATCCCCAACCTTGATGGGCCACGCGATCAAACACGCGGTCGAGCGCGCCGGGGTCGACGGAGCCGAGATCGACGACGCCGTCATCGGCACGGTGCTGGCCGCAGGCACGGCGGGCCTGAACCTCGGCCGAAACGCGGTCTTTGCCGCAGGACTGCCGACCTCCGTCTCGGCCCAAACGATTGACCGGCAATGCTCCTCAGGACTGATGGCCGTGGCCACAGCGGCCAAGCAGATCATGGTCGACGGGATGAAGGTCACTATTGCAGGGGGGCAGGACAATATTTCCGCGGTCCAGGGCCCCTATTTTGAAGCCGTCATAGCCGCTACCGATCCGAATGTTACCGCGCAGGTCAAAAACGCTTACATGCCAATGTTGAAGACCGCAGAATTCGTCGCAGATAAGTACGGCATCAGCCGCGAAGCACAGGATGATTACGCGCTAAGTTCTCAACAGCGCACCGCCGCCGCACAGGACGCGGGGAAGTTCAATGATGAGATCGTGCCGATTACCGTGCAAATGGCGGTCAAAGACAAGGCCAGCGGCGAGATCTCTATGCAGGAGGTGACGTTGACCCAAGACGAAGGCAACCGCCCCTCGACCACTCTGGAATCACTCCAGTCGCTCAACCCGGTGATAGAAGGCGGTTCCGTCACTGCCGGGAACGCCAGCCAATTGTCGGATGGCGCAAGTGCAATGGTATTGATGGAAGGTGCCGAAGCCGCGCGGCGAAATGTGACCCCTCTCGGGATCTACCGCGGTATGATGGTTGCCGGATGTGCGCCCGAAGAGATGGGGATCGGCCCAGTCTACGCGGTGCCCAAACTGCTGAAGCACCACGGGTTGAAAGTTTCGGATATCGGCCTATGGGAACTGAACGAGGCATTCGCCTGTCAGGCGATCTATTGCCGCGACCATTTGGGCATTGATCCGGAAATCTTCAATGTGAACGGCGGCGCGATTTCGATTGGCCATCCCTACGGAATGACTGGGGCCCGCACGACCGGCCATGCGCTGATCGAAGGCAAAAGACGCGGTGCGAAATTTGTAGTCGTCACCATGTGTGTCGGCGGGGGAATGGGGGCTGCAGGGTTGTTTGAGGTCGCCTGA
- a CDS encoding TRAP transporter large permease, translated as MSDALIGSLGIIGLLVLIAANMHIGIALILVSYLGLIAIVGSDAAWGMLEVVPYTFISNWTLSSVPMFVFMGYICFNADLTRGLFDAARLWLARLPGGLAIASVFGCSGFAAVTGSSVACAAAMGKVAVPEMLRNKYDASLACGTVAAAGTVGALIPPSILLIVFGVIAQVSITDLFLGGIGAGIATALSYIAVILLRVTLNPSLAPRVTEQVTWTEKFSALKGALPVILLVVAVLGGLFGGLFTATQAGAVGALMSMVVAATQRTLTFKALKTSVIETLVTCGSLFIVTIGASMLTRFLTLSGVGYMISDAVALLGASPVFLLIGIAVIYMILGMFLEPIGAMLITLPIFLPLVGTAGIDAIWFGVFVAKLLEVGMITPPIGMNVFVLSSTVGKAAPAAIVFRGVLWFFVADIILLGLLIWFPGIITFIPNMF; from the coding sequence ATGTCTGACGCATTGATCGGATCGCTGGGAATAATCGGTCTGCTGGTTCTGATCGCTGCGAATATGCATATCGGGATCGCGTTGATCTTGGTTTCCTACCTTGGCTTGATCGCCATCGTGGGCAGCGATGCGGCTTGGGGGATGCTTGAAGTTGTTCCCTATACCTTCATCTCGAATTGGACGCTGTCTTCCGTGCCAATGTTCGTTTTTATGGGATACATCTGTTTTAACGCGGACCTGACGCGGGGGCTTTTTGATGCCGCGCGCCTTTGGCTCGCGCGTCTTCCGGGCGGTCTGGCCATCGCCTCCGTCTTTGGCTGCTCGGGCTTTGCCGCGGTCACCGGCTCCAGTGTGGCCTGCGCGGCTGCCATGGGTAAAGTTGCTGTCCCAGAGATGCTGCGTAACAAATATGACGCCAGCCTTGCCTGTGGCACCGTGGCGGCGGCTGGCACTGTTGGGGCGCTTATCCCGCCGAGCATTTTGCTCATCGTCTTTGGCGTGATTGCGCAGGTCTCAATCACCGATCTGTTTCTTGGCGGCATTGGCGCGGGCATTGCCACGGCGCTGTCATATATCGCGGTCATTCTGCTTCGGGTCACGTTGAACCCCTCCCTTGCGCCGCGGGTGACGGAACAGGTCACATGGACCGAAAAGTTCTCCGCGTTGAAAGGCGCGCTGCCGGTCATCTTGCTGGTGGTCGCAGTGCTGGGCGGGCTTTTTGGCGGGCTCTTTACCGCTACGCAGGCAGGGGCAGTTGGGGCGTTGATGTCGATGGTCGTGGCGGCCACGCAACGCACGCTGACGTTCAAGGCGCTGAAGACCTCGGTGATCGAGACACTGGTCACCTGCGGCAGCTTGTTCATCGTGACCATCGGGGCCAGCATGTTGACCCGGTTCCTGACATTGTCGGGCGTCGGTTATATGATCTCGGACGCGGTGGCGCTTTTGGGGGCCAGCCCGGTGTTCCTGCTGATCGGCATCGCCGTCATCTACATGATCCTCGGCATGTTTCTTGAACCCATCGGTGCGATGCTGATTACCTTGCCGATCTTTCTGCCGCTGGTCGGCACGGCGGGCATCGACGCCATCTGGTTTGGGGTTTTCGTCGCCAAATTGCTCGAAGTCGGAATGATTACACCCCCGATTGGCATGAACGTCTTTGTGCTCAGTTCCACGGTGGGCAAAGCCGCGCCTGCCGCCATCGTGTTCCGCGGTGTGCTGTGGTTCTTTGTCGCCGACATCATTCTGCTGGGCCTGCTGATCTGGTTCCCCGGCATCATCACCTTCATCCCAAACATGTTCTGA
- a CDS encoding TRAP transporter small permease codes for MTRSWISSVVRTVDRALVIIAAIGLVAMMVHISLDILSSLTFNAPISVTSAIVTNYYMIAVAFLPILAAEYRGNHISVNLLTVLLPEGVRLKLETLVIAITAGVYLLLTAQSWQQALHKLSINASVVEQVGKIPVWPSFFFLPLAFGTMALLLIARVVLRLTGQNDIHATGTAELETDHV; via the coding sequence ATGACCCGAAGCTGGATCTCCAGTGTTGTCCGGACCGTGGACCGGGCCTTGGTCATCATTGCCGCCATTGGGTTGGTGGCAATGATGGTTCACATCAGCCTCGATATTCTCTCGAGCCTTACCTTCAACGCGCCGATCTCTGTGACGTCCGCGATCGTCACCAATTACTATATGATCGCAGTGGCCTTCCTGCCGATCCTCGCGGCGGAATATCGCGGCAACCATATCAGCGTGAACCTTTTAACTGTCCTGTTGCCCGAGGGGGTCCGGCTTAAACTGGAAACACTGGTCATCGCGATCACTGCAGGCGTCTATCTGCTGCTGACAGCACAGTCTTGGCAACAGGCGCTGCACAAGCTGTCGATCAATGCCTCGGTGGTCGAACAAGTTGGCAAGATACCGGTCTGGCCTTCGTTCTTCTTCTTGCCATTGGCCTTTGGCACCATGGCGCTTTTGCTAATCGCTCGGGTCGTGCTGCGCCTTACTGGGCAGAACGACATTCATGCGACGGGCACCGCAGAACTGGAGACAGACCATGTCTGA
- a CDS encoding C4-dicarboxylate TRAP transporter substrate-binding protein — MKLTTLLRSTCAAFAIALSAASAQARDVKIVVGVPPGSGAHYGVDAFAADLAARTKDELKVRVFPPSLLDLVQTFGGIKDGVVDGGYLVLNYFPSDLPEAMLPIDLAMLGKNPYAMSGAMSEYILTCEPCIAERLANNQVPLGNASTGAYAIISTTPITNAEELKGKKIRAAGGSWVRWAGAMGAVGVSLPGNEIFEAVSQGTIDGAFNAPSELTSIRLIDVATDVTTNLPGGTVHGLDVMSVNRDFWKSLTEEQRRAYMDAAALGNAATTWKFADDVATNLALAKEKGINVHEASPDMVALSEAAIQADLEEVVKIATETHGLKDAEAKVARFRELVTKWESLLPLDREWTPEEIAEVYRAEIFSKLDPATYGL, encoded by the coding sequence ATGAAACTTACCACACTTCTGCGGAGCACCTGCGCTGCATTCGCCATCGCCCTTTCTGCCGCCAGCGCACAGGCGCGCGACGTCAAGATCGTGGTCGGGGTGCCGCCGGGCTCGGGCGCTCACTATGGCGTTGACGCTTTTGCTGCTGATCTCGCGGCCCGGACCAAAGACGAATTGAAGGTCCGGGTTTTCCCGCCCTCGCTCCTTGATCTCGTGCAGACATTTGGCGGTATCAAAGATGGTGTCGTCGATGGCGGCTATCTGGTGTTGAACTACTTCCCGTCGGACTTGCCCGAGGCAATGCTGCCCATCGACCTGGCGATGTTGGGCAAGAACCCTTACGCGATGTCAGGCGCGATGAGCGAGTATATCCTGACCTGCGAGCCTTGCATTGCGGAACGGCTGGCCAATAATCAGGTGCCGCTGGGCAATGCCTCGACCGGCGCCTACGCGATCATCAGCACGACGCCGATTACCAATGCTGAAGAACTGAAGGGCAAGAAGATCCGCGCCGCGGGCGGGTCCTGGGTCCGCTGGGCGGGGGCCATGGGCGCCGTAGGCGTCAGTCTGCCCGGCAATGAAATTTTCGAGGCCGTGTCGCAAGGGACCATTGATGGGGCGTTCAACGCACCTTCGGAGTTGACTTCGATCCGTTTGATTGACGTGGCAACGGACGTCACCACCAACTTGCCGGGCGGAACCGTACACGGGCTGGACGTCATGAGCGTCAACCGCGATTTCTGGAAGTCGCTGACAGAGGAGCAACGCCGGGCCTATATGGATGCCGCAGCCCTGGGTAACGCCGCAACCACATGGAAATTTGCCGACGACGTTGCGACCAACCTCGCGCTGGCCAAGGAAAAGGGCATTAACGTCCACGAGGCCTCTCCTGATATGGTGGCGCTATCGGAGGCCGCCATTCAGGCCGATCTTGAAGAAGTGGTCAAAATCGCCACGGAAACCCATGGATTGAAGGACGCTGAGGCGAAGGTCGCGCGCTTTCGCGAGTTGGTGACCAAATGGGAGAGTTTGTTGCCGCTTGATCGGGAGTGGACGCCTGAGGAAATCGCCGAAGTCTACCGGGCCGAGATCTTCTCAAAGCTTGACCCTGCGACCTACGGATTGTGA
- a CDS encoding crotonase/enoyl-CoA hydratase family protein: MTDIPAEKVIVTREGALMIVTVNRPDRRNAIDHETSCAIAEAMDLLDSDPALSIGVLTGAGEHFCAGMDLKAFIAGERVELEGRGLAGLTQSPPSKPLIAAVEGYALAGGFEIALACDMIVASETAVFGLPEAKRGLIAGSGGLIRLPERMPRQIAMECALTGRMIEAVEAERWGLVNRLCAPGAALETARAFAGQIADNAPLSLAATKEIITDAARWSHDQVWERQNEILERVITSTDAREGATAFAEKRKPVWRGR, translated from the coding sequence ATGACCGATATACCGGCAGAAAAGGTGATCGTGACTCGCGAAGGCGCTTTGATGATCGTGACAGTAAACCGGCCCGACCGGCGCAACGCGATTGACCATGAAACATCCTGCGCGATTGCCGAGGCAATGGACCTTCTGGACAGCGATCCGGCGCTCTCCATCGGCGTCCTTACCGGCGCGGGCGAGCATTTCTGTGCCGGGATGGACCTCAAGGCCTTCATTGCTGGTGAGCGTGTCGAACTCGAAGGCCGTGGCCTTGCCGGACTAACACAGAGTCCGCCTTCCAAGCCGCTGATTGCTGCGGTCGAAGGCTATGCACTGGCAGGTGGTTTCGAAATCGCACTCGCCTGTGACATGATTGTAGCGTCCGAAACTGCGGTCTTCGGACTTCCTGAGGCCAAACGTGGCCTGATTGCCGGCTCTGGGGGCTTGATACGCCTGCCCGAACGGATGCCACGCCAGATCGCGATGGAATGTGCGCTGACAGGTCGGATGATCGAAGCGGTAGAGGCTGAGCGCTGGGGACTGGTGAACCGACTTTGTGCGCCCGGTGCCGCGCTTGAAACCGCCCGCGCGTTTGCAGGCCAGATTGCTGACAACGCGCCGCTTTCTTTGGCAGCGACGAAGGAAATCATCACCGATGCAGCCCGCTGGTCACACGATCAGGTCTGGGAGCGGCAGAACGAAATTCTGGAGAGGGTAATCACTTCGACAGATGCCCGCGAAGGTGCCACCGCCTTTGCAGAAAAGCGGAAACCGGTCTGGAGGGGACGGTAG
- a CDS encoding ester cyclase: MTDTLSLLRRWVVGYFNGQDKGVAREICSPDYALSIGDVVFAGRDDAWLPAVDVQMKAYPGMGMTVHQALVGDDWAAIWFSEHGSTSGKAAVWSGVGIYRSDGRVLTGCVAQEDYMTRRRQLKSGRADPVESPAAAPWDTAPQARNPEAEAVVLKWVEGDWPRFPDAVRCDDDYLTGTALAFEVADTQVGEMLSAGDHVAFNVRQTGRYLGGLPAPASGPVAETLDVNGIVRVENGRVVDGRVIRDRMGLWARMRKAA; this comes from the coding sequence ATGACAGACACTCTGTCGCTTCTGCGCCGTTGGGTGGTCGGCTACTTTAATGGCCAGGACAAAGGCGTGGCCCGCGAGATTTGCTCCCCCGACTACGCGCTTTCGATTGGAGACGTGGTGTTTGCGGGGCGCGATGATGCCTGGCTGCCTGCCGTCGATGTGCAGATGAAGGCTTATCCGGGCATGGGCATGACCGTGCATCAGGCCCTGGTCGGCGACGATTGGGCCGCGATCTGGTTCAGCGAGCATGGATCTACAAGTGGCAAAGCGGCAGTTTGGTCGGGCGTAGGAATCTACCGCAGCGACGGGCGGGTTCTGACCGGTTGCGTCGCACAGGAAGACTACATGACCCGGCGCCGTCAGTTGAAATCCGGTCGCGCCGATCCCGTAGAATCGCCTGCAGCGGCCCCGTGGGACACAGCGCCCCAAGCCCGTAACCCGGAAGCGGAAGCAGTTGTTTTGAAATGGGTGGAAGGCGATTGGCCGCGCTTTCCTGACGCGGTTCGGTGTGATGACGATTATCTGACTGGAACGGCGCTGGCCTTCGAGGTGGCGGATACGCAAGTGGGCGAAATGCTGTCGGCGGGAGATCATGTGGCTTTTAACGTCCGCCAGACCGGCCGCTATCTGGGCGGGTTGCCCGCACCCGCCTCTGGCCCTGTTGCGGAAACATTGGACGTCAATGGGATCGTGCGGGTGGAGAATGGCCGCGTTGTCGACGGCCGCGTGATCCGGGACCGTATGGGACTTTGGGCGAGAATGAGGAAGGCGGCATGA
- a CDS encoding long-chain-fatty-acid--CoA ligase gives MNRQIREGKIIDTFANIMRNHARVRPDAAALTFDGKTQSFGALDRLSSKCANVLLSKGVEQGGRVAILSKNRAEYFAMIFAANKIGATLVCLNWRLSTREIKEILVDAAPSLLLIDETGAAALSDGNFEGETLHFGATFEALCETASETDPGYEGRADDVALILYTSGTTGMPKGVMLTNEGMSYTRNLAEAWGMTDRSVNLVAMPLFHVGGCGYGSSTMLAGGHTVLMAEVDIAAIIELIRRHAVTHTFLVPAVVQSLLNAPEVAGADLSSMELLMYGAAPMGDVLLRRAMETLGCDFIHAYGMTESSGTVVCLGPELHDPDGPNAHLLKSCGVAMPWVELRVVDPGTGANMPTGEVGEVWLRSPMIMKGYWRNAKATAEAIVDGGWFRTGDAAYLDEAGHMFLFDRFKDMIISGGENIYPAEIENVLNGHEAVAQVGVIGVAHERWGETPLAIVVPKEGARVTDEELLSFTRSHLARYKCPSRIVFAETLPRNASGKLLKGELRKTYGGAI, from the coding sequence GTGAACCGTCAGATCAGGGAGGGGAAGATCATCGACACGTTTGCAAATATCATGCGCAATCATGCGCGGGTCCGCCCCGACGCGGCGGCCCTAACCTTTGACGGCAAAACGCAAAGCTTTGGCGCGCTGGACCGGCTTAGTTCTAAATGTGCGAACGTGCTGCTGTCAAAAGGGGTGGAGCAGGGTGGCCGGGTGGCGATCCTCTCCAAGAACCGCGCTGAATATTTCGCGATGATTTTTGCGGCCAACAAGATCGGTGCCACCCTTGTCTGCCTGAACTGGCGGTTATCAACGCGCGAGATCAAAGAGATTTTGGTCGATGCCGCGCCATCTCTGCTGCTGATCGATGAGACCGGGGCCGCCGCTTTGTCCGATGGAAACTTTGAAGGTGAAACGCTCCATTTCGGCGCAACCTTCGAGGCGCTATGCGAGACAGCATCCGAGACAGACCCCGGATATGAGGGCCGTGCCGATGATGTGGCGCTTATCCTATACACTTCCGGCACAACCGGTATGCCCAAGGGCGTCATGCTGACGAACGAAGGCATGTCCTACACGCGCAATCTGGCCGAGGCTTGGGGTATGACGGACCGCAGCGTCAATCTTGTTGCCATGCCGCTTTTTCACGTTGGCGGATGTGGATACGGCAGCAGCACTATGCTTGCGGGGGGGCATACCGTCTTGATGGCCGAGGTCGACATCGCCGCGATTATCGAGCTGATCCGCCGCCATGCGGTTACACATACCTTTCTAGTCCCTGCCGTGGTCCAGTCCCTGCTCAATGCGCCTGAGGTGGCCGGAGCCGACCTGTCGAGCATGGAACTGTTGATGTATGGCGCAGCACCGATGGGCGACGTTCTGCTGCGCCGTGCGATGGAAACTCTGGGCTGCGATTTCATCCATGCCTATGGCATGACCGAAAGCTCCGGCACCGTCGTATGCCTAGGCCCCGAGTTGCACGACCCGGACGGGCCGAATGCCCATCTGCTGAAATCCTGTGGCGTGGCGATGCCCTGGGTCGAACTACGGGTTGTCGATCCGGGGACGGGGGCGAATATGCCAACCGGCGAAGTGGGGGAGGTCTGGCTCCGCAGCCCGATGATAATGAAGGGCTATTGGAGAAACGCCAAGGCAACCGCAGAGGCCATTGTGGATGGCGGTTGGTTTCGCACGGGCGACGCGGCTTATCTGGATGAAGCGGGCCACATGTTTCTCTTTGACCGGTTCAAAGACATGATCATTTCAGGCGGCGAGAATATCTACCCTGCCGAGATCGAAAACGTATTGAACGGCCATGAAGCTGTCGCTCAGGTCGGTGTTATCGGCGTTGCCCACGAGCGTTGGGGTGAAACACCGCTTGCGATCGTAGTGCCGAAAGAGGGCGCGCGTGTCACCGATGAAGAATTGCTAAGCTTCACCCGCAGCCACTTGGCCCGCTATAAATGCCCTTCACGCATCGTTTTCGCCGAAACTTTACCGCGTAACGCCTCTGGTAAATTGCTGAAAGGGGAGCTGCGGAAGACCTATGGGGGAGCGATATGA
- a CDS encoding acyl-CoA dehydrogenase family protein: protein MARVFNSSLADTAEHHQMLRDSVGKLAGSFGRKYFQDVTKRKGKPIELWNALGEAGFIGVHVAEEYGGGGGGMADYNVIVEEVAAQGCPILSLVIGSICAPIIQNHASQAMKDDWLPGLASGKKRLAFAITEPDAGSNTHKISTVVKKDGDGWLLNGAKYWTSAVDEVDAIMVVARDEQLDVDGRGKLSLFLVPTDAEGISKTPIETALHVPETSFMLYFDNVKIPPEALVGTEGHGLKHLFSGLNPERICASAINNGIARYAIEKGALQAGERKVWGVPIGAHQGVAHPLAAAYVGVQQARLMTARAAQLYDEGSAEAGEVANMAKFAAADSSLVALDQAIQVHGGNGMALEYGLADLWFIARLHKTAPVSREMVLNFFAQHSLGLPKSY, encoded by the coding sequence ATGGCACGCGTTTTCAACTCTTCACTCGCGGATACCGCCGAACATCACCAGATGCTCCGCGACAGTGTCGGCAAACTGGCAGGCAGCTTCGGACGAAAGTACTTTCAGGACGTTACAAAGCGGAAGGGCAAACCGATCGAGCTGTGGAACGCCCTTGGGGAGGCAGGGTTTATCGGCGTACATGTTGCCGAGGAATACGGCGGCGGTGGTGGCGGCATGGCCGATTACAACGTTATCGTCGAGGAAGTTGCGGCCCAGGGCTGTCCAATTCTGTCGCTGGTCATCGGTTCCATTTGTGCGCCAATCATCCAAAACCACGCTAGCCAAGCAATGAAGGACGACTGGTTGCCCGGTCTCGCCAGCGGAAAGAAACGTCTGGCTTTCGCTATCACCGAACCCGATGCCGGGTCGAACACCCACAAAATCTCTACAGTCGTCAAGAAAGACGGGGACGGCTGGCTGCTGAACGGCGCGAAATATTGGACCTCTGCGGTGGATGAGGTCGATGCCATCATGGTCGTGGCCCGCGACGAACAATTGGATGTCGATGGGCGCGGCAAGCTGTCGTTGTTCCTTGTGCCGACTGATGCCGAAGGGATTAGCAAAACGCCGATCGAAACGGCTCTGCATGTGCCCGAAACCAGCTTCATGCTCTATTTCGACAACGTCAAAATCCCGCCGGAAGCTTTGGTGGGGACCGAAGGACATGGGCTGAAACATTTGTTTTCGGGCCTCAACCCCGAACGCATTTGCGCATCGGCGATCAACAACGGCATCGCGCGCTATGCCATCGAAAAAGGCGCGTTGCAGGCCGGGGAGCGGAAGGTTTGGGGGGTGCCCATCGGGGCCCATCAAGGCGTCGCCCATCCGCTCGCCGCCGCGTATGTCGGGGTGCAACAGGCCCGCTTAATGACAGCGCGCGCCGCGCAGCTCTACGATGAAGGGTCAGCAGAGGCCGGCGAGGTTGCCAATATGGCGAAATTTGCTGCTGCAGATTCCTCACTCGTGGCGCTGGATCAAGCCATTCAGGTCCATGGGGGCAATGGAATGGCGCTGGAATACGGGCTGGCTGACCTGTGGTTTATCGCGCGTCTTCACAAGACCGCGCCCGTCAGCCGGGAAATGGTGCTGAACTTTTTCGCCCAACATTCGCTAGGACTGCCCAAAAGTTATTGA